DNA sequence from the Gammaproteobacteria bacterium genome:
CTGAACAGCGCGGATTCGGTATAGGGCAGGCCCACGATCAGCATGCCGTGGTGCATCAGCGGCAGCATCATCGACAGCAAGGTGCTCTCCTGACCGCCGTGCGGGCTGGCCGTGGATGTGAACACGCCGGCCGGTTTGTCCACCAGCGCACCCGAAAGCCATTGTGCGCTGGTCTGATCCAGAAAATACTTTAGCGGCGCGGCCATGTTGCCGAAGCGCGTGGGGGAACCCAGCGCCAGGCCGGCGCACTGACTCAAGTCGTCAAGCGTGGCGTAAGGCGGGCCAGCGGGGGGGACATCATCGTCTACTGCTTCTGACACCGAGGATACCGCAGGTACGGTGCGCAGCCGCGCGCGCATGTCCGCGATTGATTCCACGCCGCGCGCGACGCGCCGCGCCATGTCGGCGGTGGCTCCGTGCCGGCTGTAATAAAGCACCAGCACGTCGTTCATTGCGCCGCGCCGCGCACAAGGCTTGGTCGTATCGAAATAATCATAGATAATGCCGTGCTGATGTTGGCAATAATTTTGCGCTATCCCTAGCGGCGGGGATAACGCATCCCCCCGTTCGTCATTGCGCAGGTTCGAGTCCGCGAGATGCTTGAGATGAGCAGGTCTGTTTCAGAATATACCGCATCGATGGCGCACGTAGATGCGTGAGCGTGTCGGCCGCATGCGCCGCTACCTGCTGTTGCTCATGCCGTTGCTGGCTATGGGCTGCGCGTCCACGCCGCCCGTGCAGGAAATGAGCAACGCGCGCCAGGCCATACAGGCGGCCCGCGCCGTGCACGCTGACCAGCGGGCGCGCAGCGCCTACGTCAAGGCGCAGGCGCATATTCTCCACGCGGAGTCGGCGCTGGAAAACGGCAATTATCAGGATGCGCGGGAACACGCCAACTGGGCGAAAACGCAC
Encoded proteins:
- the wrbA gene encoding NAD(P)H:quinone oxidoreductase, which gives rise to MNDVLVLYYSRHGATADMARRVARGVESIADMRARLRTVPAVSSVSEAVDDDVPPAGPPYATLDDLSQCAGLALGSPTRFGNMAAPLKYFLDQTSAQWLSGALVDKPAGVFTSTASPHGGQESTLLSMMLPLMHHGMLIVGLPYTESALFSTRGGGTPYGPSHTAGADNDAPLSAEEKDLCAALGARIARVAKAMKSAQLD
- a CDS encoding DUF4398 domain-containing protein; translation: MRERVGRMRRYLLLLMPLLAMGCASTPPVQEMSNARQAIQAARAVHADQRARSAYVKAQAHILHAESALENGNYQDAREHANWAKTHALEARQRTLMRAAGDESIE